The following are from one region of the Ischnura elegans chromosome 12, ioIscEleg1.1, whole genome shotgun sequence genome:
- the LOC124169303 gene encoding 5-formyltetrahydrofolate cyclo-ligase-like, producing the protein MASINLAKRALRKEVKKKIAALTSKEKFHQSHLVANKIIKSELLKNSERISIYVSTDEEINTTTIMEAIFNLGKTCFIPRYSFDKIHMDMVKLHSMDDLERLPLTKWNIKQPSLMEARENALDTGGLDLIFIPGLAFTKDGKRLGRGKAFYDTYLGQCCEKQAKPPIKVGLAFAEQIFEDIPTDDHDIVLDHVVSCDSVSNDL; encoded by the exons ATGGCAAGTATTAATCTTGCCAAAAGGGCTCTTCGGAAGGAAGTAAAGAAGAAAATAGCTGCTCTTACTTCGAAAGAAAAATTTCATCAATCTCATCTTGTTGCCAACAAG ATCATTAAGAGTGAGTTACTGAAGAATAGCGAGAGAATATCCATTTACGTGAGCACCGACGAAGAGATAAACACCACAACAATCATGGAAGCAATATTTAACCTCGGAAAAACATGCTTCATTCCCCG GTATAGCTTTGACAAAATCCATATGGATATGGTGAAATTACATTCCATGGATGATCTGGAAAGACTTCCTTTAACTAAGTGGAATATAAAGCAGCCAAGTttaatggaggcgagggaaaatgcTCTAGATACAG gtgGACTGGATTTAATATTCATTCCTGGGCTAGCATTCACCAAAGATGGAAAAAGGTTGGGACGTGGAAAAGCTTTTTACGACACTTACCTGGGGCAATGTTGTGAAAAGCAAGCCAAACCTCCAATTAAAGTTGGTCTTGCTTTTGCCGAACAGATTTTTGAAGACATACCAACTGATGATCATGATATTGTTTTGGATCATGTTGTGAGCTGTGATAGTGTAAGCAATGACTTATAG